Proteins encoded within one genomic window of Streptomyces kaniharaensis:
- a CDS encoding MMPL family transporter: MTPTRKLAALPCGRRSKWVVLALWLVLLMVTGPLAGKLMGAEDNQASSWLPGNAESTVVLTEQRAFQPVDTAQAVVVYQRPGGITPADKAEAARDAAAFATAPHVLGRVIGPVVSADGQAMQTIVPVDIGTNGWNDLKPAVDSLRQTAAANSQGMTIHVAGPAGVGADQAKAFAGIDSSLLAATVSVVIILLLLTYRSPVLWMLPLISAAGALTVSQAVIYLLAKHAGLTVNAQSAGILIVLVLGAGTDYALLLTARYREELRRHADRHEAMAFALHRAGPAILASSATVVASMLCLLIAEMNSTSGLGPVCAIGVLVALAAMLTLLPALLVIMGRWVFWPVKPAYGTPEPTKTGRWAHIGAWIGGRPRKVWVGTALALAACCVGLVSLDANGLSTAGTFTGKPDSVVGQQVLEQHFPGGTGAPLTVISTAGGADAVRAAAQTTPGVAGTSVPVTHGGQALFQATLADPPDTQAAKDTVDRVRAAVHAVPDADAKVGGNTAVILDAGRAAGNDNRAIIPLVLGVVLLILAVLLRAITAPLVLIATVVLSYAAALGISAFFFANAFHFQGEDNAFPLFVFVFLVALGIDYNIFLMTRVREESAHHGTHQGAIAGLSATGGVITSAGLILASTFAVLGTLPVVGLAEIGFAVALGVLIDTLIVRSVLVTALTMDLDRHMWWPGRLSRRSTPVRPELSRQL, encoded by the coding sequence ATGACTCCGACCCGGAAACTCGCCGCGCTGCCGTGCGGACGCCGCAGCAAGTGGGTGGTGCTGGCGCTCTGGCTGGTGCTGCTCATGGTCACCGGCCCGCTGGCCGGGAAGCTGATGGGCGCCGAGGACAACCAGGCGTCCAGCTGGCTGCCCGGCAACGCCGAGTCCACCGTGGTGCTCACCGAGCAGCGCGCCTTCCAGCCGGTGGACACCGCCCAGGCCGTCGTCGTCTACCAGCGCCCCGGTGGCATCACGCCCGCCGACAAGGCGGAGGCCGCCCGCGACGCCGCCGCCTTCGCCACCGCCCCGCACGTCCTCGGGCGGGTCATCGGCCCGGTGGTCTCCGCCGACGGCCAGGCGATGCAGACCATCGTGCCGGTCGACATCGGCACCAACGGCTGGAACGACCTGAAGCCGGCCGTGGACAGCCTGCGGCAGACCGCCGCCGCCAACAGCCAGGGCATGACCATCCACGTCGCCGGCCCCGCCGGGGTCGGCGCCGACCAGGCCAAGGCCTTCGCCGGCATCGACAGCTCGCTGCTCGCCGCCACCGTCAGCGTCGTGATCATCCTGCTGCTGCTCACCTACCGCAGCCCGGTGCTCTGGATGCTCCCGCTGATCTCCGCGGCCGGCGCACTCACCGTCTCCCAGGCCGTCATCTACCTCCTCGCCAAACACGCCGGTCTCACCGTCAACGCGCAGAGCGCCGGGATCCTGATCGTCCTCGTCCTCGGCGCGGGCACCGACTACGCCCTCCTGCTCACCGCCCGCTACCGGGAGGAGCTGCGCCGGCACGCGGACCGCCACGAGGCGATGGCGTTCGCCCTGCACCGGGCCGGACCGGCCATCCTCGCCTCCTCGGCGACGGTCGTCGCGTCGATGCTCTGCCTGCTGATCGCCGAGATGAACTCCACCAGCGGCCTCGGCCCGGTCTGCGCGATCGGCGTCCTGGTGGCCCTCGCCGCCATGCTCACCCTGCTGCCCGCCCTGCTGGTGATCATGGGCCGCTGGGTGTTCTGGCCGGTCAAGCCCGCCTACGGCACGCCCGAGCCGACCAAGACCGGCCGCTGGGCCCACATCGGCGCCTGGATCGGCGGCCGCCCGCGCAAGGTGTGGGTCGGTACGGCGCTGGCGCTCGCGGCCTGCTGCGTCGGGCTGGTGTCGCTCGACGCCAACGGCCTCAGCACGGCCGGCACCTTCACCGGCAAGCCCGACTCGGTCGTCGGCCAGCAGGTCCTGGAGCAGCACTTCCCCGGCGGCACGGGCGCCCCGCTCACCGTCATCTCGACGGCCGGCGGCGCCGACGCCGTCCGGGCCGCCGCCCAGACCACGCCCGGGGTCGCCGGTACGTCCGTCCCCGTGACGCACGGCGGGCAGGCCCTCTTCCAGGCCACCCTCGCCGACCCGCCGGACACCCAGGCCGCCAAGGACACCGTCGACCGGGTCCGCGCCGCCGTCCACGCCGTCCCGGACGCCGACGCCAAGGTCGGCGGCAACACCGCGGTCATCCTCGACGCCGGACGCGCCGCCGGCAACGACAACCGGGCGATCATCCCGCTCGTCCTCGGCGTCGTCCTGCTCATCCTGGCGGTCCTGCTGCGGGCGATCACCGCACCGCTCGTCCTGATCGCCACCGTCGTGCTCTCGTACGCGGCCGCGCTCGGCATCAGCGCGTTCTTCTTCGCCAACGCCTTCCACTTCCAGGGCGAGGACAACGCGTTCCCGCTGTTCGTCTTCGTCTTCCTGGTCGCGCTGGGCATCGACTACAACATCTTCCTGATGACCCGCGTCCGCGAGGAGTCCGCCCATCACGGCACCCATCAGGGCGCGATCGCCGGGCTCTCCGCCACCGGCGGCGTCATCACCTCGGCCGGCCTGATCCTCGCCAGCACCTTCGCCGTCCTCGGCACCCTCCCGGTCGTCGGCCTCGCCGAGATCGGCTTCGCCGTCGCCCTCGGCGTCCTCATCGACACCCTGATCGTCCGGTCGGTGCTGGTCACCGCCCTCACGATGGACCTCGACCGCCACATGTGGTGGCCCGGCCGCCTCTCCCGCCGTTCCACACCGGTCCGGCCGGAGCTGAGCAGACAGTTATGA
- a CDS encoding cytochrome P450 family protein, with the protein MTTAEPVETVDLRAEHLVNDPFTAFAGIRERSPLARGTIPGVEPFWIATRYQDVRTVLGDPRFVNDVASVPGGAPVHRTEQVWRARGMPAECAAYLRAGVFDADGARHRRMRGHVHPSFTAGAVARLRPRIERLAGEHARALRDHADRSGVVDLIAHFAYPLPVTVICELLGIPEADRPQWRAWSSYLGRGAGPGLDEALRGMLVGAHGLVDRRRTEPGDDLVSQLAAAEGDTLDRVEIVSLILNLIVAGHETTATLIGNGTAALLTHPDQLAMVRADPGLLPAAVDELMRWCGPTLGALPRYATEDVTLGDTLIRRGEAVMPILAAANYDPRVFAEPERLDLCRAAAAPHPDAHLGFGHGAHRCLGAALAHEEAVIAFGTLLRAYPQLSLAVGPEAVERGPNPAAWHLAALPVRLGTPAGHLD; encoded by the coding sequence GTGACCACTGCCGAGCCCGTCGAGACGGTCGACCTGCGCGCCGAACACCTGGTCAACGACCCGTTCACGGCCTTCGCCGGGATCCGCGAGCGCAGCCCGCTGGCCCGCGGCACCATCCCCGGCGTCGAGCCGTTCTGGATCGCCACCCGCTACCAGGACGTCCGTACCGTCCTCGGTGACCCGCGCTTCGTCAACGACGTCGCCAGCGTGCCCGGCGGCGCGCCCGTGCACCGCACAGAGCAGGTCTGGCGGGCCCGCGGCATGCCCGCGGAGTGCGCCGCGTACCTGCGCGCGGGCGTCTTCGACGCGGACGGCGCTCGGCACCGGCGGATGCGCGGCCACGTGCACCCCTCCTTCACGGCCGGCGCGGTCGCCCGGCTGCGCCCCCGGATCGAGCGGCTCGCCGGGGAGCACGCCAGGGCGCTGCGCGACCACGCGGACCGGAGCGGTGTCGTCGACCTGATCGCGCACTTCGCCTACCCGCTGCCCGTCACCGTGATCTGCGAGCTGCTCGGCATCCCGGAGGCGGACCGTCCGCAGTGGCGCGCGTGGAGCTCCTACCTCGGCCGGGGCGCCGGGCCCGGCCTCGACGAGGCGCTGCGCGGCATGCTCGTCGGCGCCCACGGGCTGGTCGACCGCCGCCGCACCGAGCCGGGCGACGACCTGGTGTCCCAGCTGGCCGCCGCCGAGGGCGACACCCTCGACCGGGTCGAGATCGTCTCGCTGATCCTCAACCTGATCGTGGCCGGCCACGAGACCACCGCCACCCTGATCGGCAACGGCACGGCCGCGCTGCTCACCCACCCCGACCAGCTCGCCATGGTCCGCGCCGACCCCGGGCTGCTCCCGGCCGCCGTGGACGAGCTGATGCGCTGGTGCGGCCCCACCCTCGGCGCGCTGCCGCGCTACGCGACCGAGGACGTCACCCTCGGCGACACCCTGATCCGCAGGGGCGAGGCAGTGATGCCGATCCTCGCGGCGGCCAACTACGACCCGCGGGTATTCGCCGAGCCCGAGCGCCTCGACCTGTGCCGCGCCGCCGCGGCGCCGCACCCGGACGCCCACCTCGGCTTCGGCCACGGCGCCCACCGCTGCCTCGGCGCGGCGCTCGCGCACGAGGAGGCGGTGATCGCCTTCGGCACGCTGCTGCGGGCCTACCCTCAGCTCTCCCTCGCGGTCGGGCCCGAGGCCGTCGAGCGCGGGCCGAACCCGGCGGCCTGGCACCTCGCCGCCCTGCCCGTCCGCCTCGGCACGCCCGCGGGACACCTGGACTGA
- a CDS encoding class F sortase: MGGPVSGTPRLLRVGMGATAVGLLLIYNSVDTGPSTGPAPGPAAPPAATAPAVPGPSAAAPAAKPGPAPASAPGAPALKRSKPTRLRIPQIAVDAPFTELTLDPAGQLGAPPPDDKNLVGWYKDGVSPGERGSAVVAGHIDTTKGPAVFLLLSLLIPGNKVEVTRADGTVAVFSVDSVETFAKNAFPDQKVYGKTPDAQLRLITCGGTYDKKRRDYLDNVVVFAHLESSRKA; this comes from the coding sequence ATGGGCGGTCCCGTCTCCGGAACGCCCCGGCTGCTGCGCGTGGGTATGGGCGCGACGGCGGTCGGCCTGCTGCTGATCTACAACTCGGTGGACACCGGGCCGAGCACCGGCCCGGCCCCCGGCCCCGCCGCTCCCCCGGCGGCGACCGCACCGGCCGTCCCCGGCCCGTCGGCCGCGGCACCGGCCGCGAAGCCCGGCCCCGCGCCCGCCTCCGCGCCGGGGGCGCCGGCGCTGAAGCGGTCGAAGCCGACGCGGCTGCGGATCCCGCAGATCGCCGTGGACGCCCCGTTCACCGAGCTGACGCTCGACCCGGCGGGCCAGCTGGGCGCCCCGCCGCCGGACGACAAGAACCTGGTCGGCTGGTACAAGGACGGTGTGAGCCCCGGCGAGCGCGGCAGTGCGGTGGTGGCCGGGCACATCGACACCACCAAGGGCCCGGCGGTGTTCCTCCTGCTGAGCCTGCTGATCCCCGGCAACAAGGTCGAGGTGACCCGCGCGGACGGCACGGTCGCGGTGTTCTCGGTGGACTCCGTCGAGACCTTCGCCAAGAACGCCTTCCCCGACCAGAAGGTGTACGGGAAGACCCCGGACGCCCAGCTGCGGCTGATCACCTGCGGCGGGACGTACGACAAGAAGCGGCGGGACTACCTGGACAACGTTGTGGTCTTCGCGCACCTGGAGTCGTCGCGGAAGGCCTGA
- a CDS encoding SRPBCC family protein gives MPGHTDNEIVIAAPLDLVWEITNDLENWPDLFSEYASVDVLERDGDCVRFRLTMHPDENGKVWSWVSERTTDKTSLAVRARRVEPGPFEYMDIRWEYAEVPAGTRMRWIQDFAMKPTAPVDDEGMVNHINKNSRIQMQLIREKVEKRAEER, from the coding sequence ATGCCCGGACACACCGACAACGAGATCGTCATCGCCGCGCCGCTCGACCTGGTCTGGGAGATCACCAACGACCTGGAGAACTGGCCGGACCTGTTCAGCGAGTACGCCTCCGTCGACGTGCTGGAGCGCGACGGCGACTGCGTCCGGTTCCGGCTCACCATGCACCCGGACGAGAACGGCAAGGTGTGGAGCTGGGTCTCCGAGCGCACCACCGACAAGACCTCGCTCGCGGTGCGCGCCCGCCGGGTCGAGCCCGGCCCGTTCGAGTACATGGACATCCGCTGGGAGTACGCGGAGGTCCCGGCCGGTACCAGGATGCGCTGGATCCAGGACTTCGCGATGAAGCCCACCGCGCCGGTCGACGACGAGGGCATGGTCAACCACATCAACAAGAACTCCCGGATCCAGATGCAGCTGATCCGCGAGAAGGTCGAGAAGCGGGCCGAGGAGAGGTGA
- a CDS encoding right-handed parallel beta-helix repeat-containing protein yields the protein MPTRRVHHLAAATAAATALTATLATLATTTPAHAAASTMHLVLPGESIQQAVDAARPGDTVQLLPGTYRGSVRITTAGLTLRGAGRASEIVPGAATANACAAAGHGVCVVGTEAAPLPDVTIEALAVTGFRKNGIDASGTTGLAVRATYVHDNGQQGISQEMSTRAAIVGNESTRNGQSGVFLANYANREGGAHDTEGTVVWGNLLTENRVGVTVRRLRVLSVDGNEMRGNCGGVFVVGDEGVPRAGDLDIRLNQVVANNKYCPANPRLGAIQGAGIVLTGTEDVRVTDNDVRDNVGTSDFSGGIVLFRSVVGVPNTRDTVTGNHLSGNGPADIADRDTGTDNAFARNDCSVSEPSGHC from the coding sequence ATGCCCACGCGACGGGTCCACCACCTCGCCGCGGCCACCGCCGCCGCGACCGCCCTGACCGCCACCCTCGCCACCCTGGCCACCACGACCCCGGCCCACGCGGCCGCGAGCACGATGCACCTCGTCCTCCCGGGCGAATCGATCCAGCAGGCCGTCGACGCCGCCCGACCCGGCGACACCGTCCAACTGCTCCCCGGCACCTACCGCGGCAGCGTCCGCATCACCACCGCCGGCCTCACCCTGCGCGGCGCCGGCCGGGCGAGCGAGATCGTCCCCGGGGCCGCGACCGCGAACGCCTGTGCCGCCGCCGGGCACGGCGTCTGCGTCGTCGGCACCGAGGCCGCCCCGCTGCCCGATGTCACGATCGAGGCCCTCGCCGTCACCGGATTCCGCAAGAACGGCATCGACGCCAGCGGCACCACCGGCCTGGCCGTGCGTGCCACCTACGTCCACGACAACGGCCAGCAGGGCATCAGCCAGGAGATGTCCACCCGGGCGGCCATCGTCGGGAACGAGTCCACCCGCAACGGCCAGTCCGGCGTCTTCCTCGCCAACTACGCCAACCGCGAGGGCGGCGCTCACGACACCGAGGGCACGGTCGTGTGGGGGAACCTGCTCACCGAGAACCGGGTCGGCGTCACCGTCCGCCGGCTGCGCGTGCTGAGCGTCGACGGCAACGAGATGCGCGGCAACTGCGGCGGCGTCTTCGTCGTCGGCGACGAGGGCGTGCCGCGCGCCGGCGACCTCGACATCCGCCTCAACCAGGTCGTCGCCAACAACAAGTACTGCCCGGCCAACCCGCGCCTGGGTGCCATCCAGGGCGCCGGCATCGTCCTCACCGGCACCGAGGACGTCCGGGTCACCGACAACGACGTCCGCGACAACGTCGGCACCTCGGACTTCTCCGGCGGCATCGTCCTGTTCCGGAGCGTCGTCGGCGTCCCCAACACCCGGGACACCGTCACCGGCAACCACCTGAGCGGCAACGGCCCGGCCGACATCGCCGACCGCGACACCGGTACCGACAACGCCTTCGCCCGCAACGACTGCTCGGTCTCCGAGCCGTCCGGCCACTGCTGA
- a CDS encoding TcmI family type II polyketide cyclase, with amino-acid sequence MHRALIVARMKPECAPDIAEVFADSDRGELPHLIGVTGRSLFQFGDVYLHLIEADRPPGPAVAKVVGHPEFRAVSDRLAAFVQAYDPATWREPKDAMAREFYRWER; translated from the coding sequence ATGCACCGCGCCCTGATCGTCGCCCGGATGAAGCCGGAGTGCGCCCCGGACATCGCCGAGGTGTTCGCGGACTCGGACCGGGGCGAACTGCCGCACCTGATCGGCGTCACCGGCCGCAGCCTCTTCCAGTTCGGCGACGTCTACCTGCACCTGATCGAGGCCGACCGCCCGCCGGGCCCGGCCGTCGCCAAGGTCGTCGGCCATCCCGAGTTCCGGGCCGTCAGCGACCGCCTGGCAGCCTTCGTCCAGGCCTACGACCCCGCCACCTGGCGCGAGCCCAAGGACGCGATGGCCCGCGAGTTCTACCGCTGGGAGCGCTGA
- a CDS encoding methyltransferase gives MTTAPATSPQAAMRLRELVFGAACAAAVRAAARLGVADALGDTPASVTDLAAALDTEPRPLRRLLRALTCYGIFAETTDDRFEHTEMSRLLREDAPNSLRYISLWCTEPWTWEAWPKLDEAVRSGRNVFPELFGKEFFDYLHSDAGDSAKVFDKAMTTSSRQSAKDFAEYLDLTGVDSVVDIGGGQGHVLASLLEKHPALHGTLLDLPKVVAGADQRLQDGGEFSARARLVSGDCRADIPVRADLYIIKNILEWDDESTRRTLANVVAAARPGARVVVVENLVDDSPSMRFTTAMDLMLLLNVGGAKHSRESLVRLMEEAGLDVADVRPVNPYLHAFEATVRS, from the coding sequence ATGACCACAGCACCTGCCACCAGCCCCCAGGCCGCGATGCGCCTGCGCGAGCTCGTCTTCGGCGCCGCCTGCGCCGCCGCCGTCCGGGCCGCCGCCCGGCTCGGCGTGGCCGACGCGCTCGGCGACACCCCGGCGAGCGTCACCGACCTCGCCGCCGCGCTCGACACCGAACCCCGGCCGCTGCGCCGCCTGCTGCGCGCGCTCACCTGCTACGGCATCTTCGCCGAGACCACCGACGACCGCTTCGAGCACACCGAGATGTCCCGCCTGCTGCGCGAGGACGCCCCCAACTCGCTGCGCTACATCTCCCTCTGGTGCACCGAGCCGTGGACCTGGGAGGCCTGGCCGAAGCTGGACGAGGCGGTGCGCTCGGGCCGCAACGTCTTCCCGGAGCTGTTCGGCAAGGAGTTCTTCGACTACCTGCACAGCGACGCGGGGGACTCGGCGAAGGTCTTCGACAAGGCGATGACCACCTCCAGCCGGCAGTCCGCCAAGGACTTCGCCGAGTACCTGGACCTCACCGGCGTCGACTCGGTGGTGGACATCGGCGGCGGCCAGGGGCACGTCCTGGCGAGCCTGCTGGAGAAGCACCCGGCGCTGCACGGCACTCTCCTCGACCTGCCGAAGGTGGTCGCCGGCGCCGACCAGCGGCTCCAGGACGGCGGCGAGTTCTCCGCCCGGGCCCGGCTGGTGTCCGGCGACTGCCGGGCGGACATCCCGGTCCGCGCCGACCTCTACATCATCAAGAACATCCTGGAGTGGGACGACGAGAGCACCCGCCGCACCCTCGCCAACGTCGTCGCCGCGGCTCGGCCCGGCGCGCGCGTCGTCGTCGTCGAGAACCTGGTCGACGACAGTCCGTCGATGCGCTTCACCACCGCGATGGACCTGATGCTGCTGCTCAACGTGGGCGGCGCCAAGCACTCCAGGGAGAGCCTGGTCCGGCTGATGGAGGAGGCGGGGCTGGACGTCGCCGACGTCCGCCCGGTCAACCCCTACCTGCACGCCTTCGAGGCCACCGTCCGCAGCTGA
- a CDS encoding deoxyribonuclease IV produces MNTALVPPVDTVSTVGTARNPIGAHVPVAARGLAGTGLAYARRVGAETVQVFVANPRGWATPPGNPAQDEEFRAACAEQGIPAWVHAPYLINFGSDNPATRERSAVSLRHSLLRGHAIGAFGVVLHTGSAVGTAPGGGSRRAEAMTQVRADVRPLLDELDALGDDAPWLLLEPTAGQGSSLCSRMEELAQYVDALDGHPKVGVCLDTCHAFAAGHDLAAPGGVTEALDALVAAAGPGRLRLIHANDSEDVVGARKDRHANIGAGMIGAEPFRELFEHPATAGVPLVVETPDRKHGGHGTGHAMDITALKELRERAAVRS; encoded by the coding sequence GTGAACACCGCACTCGTACCGCCCGTCGATACCGTCAGCACCGTCGGCACCGCCCGCAACCCCATCGGCGCCCACGTGCCGGTGGCCGCCCGCGGGCTGGCCGGGACCGGTCTGGCGTACGCCCGGCGGGTCGGCGCCGAGACGGTGCAGGTGTTCGTGGCGAACCCGCGCGGCTGGGCCACTCCGCCGGGCAACCCGGCCCAGGACGAGGAGTTCCGGGCCGCCTGCGCGGAGCAGGGCATCCCGGCCTGGGTGCACGCGCCGTACCTGATCAACTTCGGCTCCGACAACCCGGCGACCAGGGAGCGCTCCGCCGTCTCGCTGCGCCACTCGCTGCTGCGCGGGCACGCCATCGGCGCCTTCGGCGTGGTGCTGCACACCGGCTCCGCCGTCGGCACCGCGCCCGGCGGCGGCTCCCGCCGCGCCGAGGCGATGACGCAGGTGCGGGCGGACGTCCGCCCGTTGCTGGACGAGCTCGACGCGCTCGGCGACGACGCCCCCTGGCTGCTGCTGGAACCGACGGCCGGTCAGGGCAGCTCACTCTGCTCCCGGATGGAGGAGCTCGCCCAGTACGTGGACGCGCTCGACGGGCATCCGAAGGTCGGCGTCTGCCTGGACACCTGCCACGCCTTCGCGGCCGGCCACGACCTGGCCGCGCCGGGCGGCGTCACCGAGGCGCTGGACGCCCTAGTGGCCGCCGCCGGTCCGGGCCGGCTCCGGCTGATCCACGCCAACGACTCCGAGGACGTCGTCGGCGCGCGCAAGGACCGGCACGCCAACATCGGCGCCGGGATGATCGGCGCGGAGCCCTTCCGCGAGCTGTTCGAACACCCGGCCACAGCCGGCGTCCCCCTGGTCGTCGAGACCCCCGACCGCAAGCACGGCGGGCACGGCACCGGGCACGCGATGGACATCACCGCACTGAAGGAGCTGCGCGAGCGCGCCGCCGTTCGCTCCTGA
- a CDS encoding acyl carrier protein — protein sequence MSITLSYSELAALIKARAGVTVDPLDLERPGSHFDEFGVDSLGLLGVVGELENRHGLKVTAGAESAKTPAEFLELVNTSFAAKAGA from the coding sequence GTGAGCATCACCCTCAGTTACTCCGAACTGGCCGCCCTGATCAAGGCCCGGGCCGGTGTCACCGTCGACCCGCTCGACCTGGAGCGCCCCGGCTCGCACTTCGACGAGTTCGGGGTCGACTCGCTCGGCCTGCTCGGCGTGGTCGGCGAACTGGAGAACCGGCACGGCCTGAAGGTCACCGCAGGCGCCGAGTCCGCCAAGACCCCCGCCGAGTTCCTGGAGCTGGTCAACACCTCCTTCGCCGCGAAGGCCGGTGCCTGA